The Levilactobacillus namurensis genomic interval TAGACACAGATAAGCAAACCGTAGGCGTGCCGATGGTGTTCTTACGGATTACTGACAATAACGTTGATACGTTATCGGTCACGGTTACCAGCGGTGGCGCACCATTTGACTTGACCGGTTACACAGTTGCCTTCGAGGGTATCGGGCCAAAAGGCAATCGCATCATTGACTCTTCGGGCAAGATCACTGATGCGACTAGTGGCAAGTTCAGCTATACGACTGCCGCCGCTTTAGCACAATCACAAGGACACTACCAGCTAGCGTATTTCTCGCTAACCAAGGGTAGTGCTCGAACAACAACTGGAAACTTAAACCTTTTCGTATACAACTCGGTTCCAGACGGTATTAATCCGGATGATTACATCGAGCCATATAATGAATTGATTGAGAAGCTCAATTCAGCTTTTACCACAGCTACTCAAAATGCACAGAAGAAAGTTGCGGATTTAGAGACAACGACAAATGACGTTACTAAGAGAGTTACTGACAACGCTAATAATCAGATTGAATCCGTGACGAATACAGCTGAGGGTAAGAGCCAGGAAGTATCTGAAAATGCCAAGAAGCAAGTAGATAGTTTAAATGATCAGGTAGATGTTTTAGGCAATAAAATTGCTGACTACATTTCTGGCCAGACTATTGCGTTTGAAGATTTCCAGAGCTAATTTGATACGTTGAGTAGTAATGTCGATACAGCAATTACAAATGGTATGAAAAATGTAGAGGCAACTATTAAAGACACCGTAAAAAACAGTGATTTTATTGGCGGACGAAATTATCTTATTGGAACTCATAATAGGCCCACGGAGTTGGCGAATACCGGTTGGACTTATGAATATTTTGTAATTGATGATAAGGATACGCTTGCTACTTTGTCTGGAAAGAAGGTCTTATTTCATGTAGATATTGACTCTACTAATTCCGATGGGGCTGTTTTAGGATTTTATTCTTGGGATAGTTCTGGTAATAAGATTGAGCTGCCAGCTGAGACTAGTGTGAAGGTTGATAAAGGAATGATTGGTACTGCTGTGGTAACCAAAACATTGCCTGAAAATCTTAACAAGTTACAGGTGTCCGTCCTAGGCAAGGTACAGAATCAGAGCAAGTTATTTGTCCATAATGAGAAGTTGGAACTTGGCCCCGTTGTTACGGATTGGACGCCTGCCCCTGAAGACACTGTGAACACAGACATAATTGCAAAAAGCTCTAATTATGGTGCCGAGAACTTAGTCATCAACAGTGGGCATCCTAATAGCACATACGGTTGGGGATATT includes:
- a CDS encoding phage baseplate upper protein, with the translated sequence MIKLHLDTDKQTVGVPMVFLRITDNNVDTLSVTVTSGGAPFDLTGYTVAFEGIGPKGNRIIDSSGKITDATSGKFSYTTAAALAQSQGHYQLAYFSLTKGSARTTTGNLNLFVYNSVPDGINPDDYIEPYNELIEKLNSAFTTATQNAQKKVADLETTTNDVTKRVTDNANNQIESVTNTAEGKSQEVSENAKKQVDSLNDQVDVLGNKIADYISGQTIAFEDFQS